From a region of the Lactuca sativa cultivar Salinas chromosome 4, Lsat_Salinas_v11, whole genome shotgun sequence genome:
- the LOC128133398 gene encoding uncharacterized protein LOC128133398, protein MSFDDNYVKKLTSSKEPMDEIFPQTGQVTIPISNLFEEYVKLFDEPESAILSETKAADNEVDNLKKIIDEAAKVMESKPSSSGGPQVSAISQRRVNFPILLSRGRIYQPPYPMKRPIEGENFVPKAETGSSFEGENAIQDELNEFERNKVWRLIPTPKDASVVGLKWVFRNKMDKEGNVIRNKARVVVKGYCKEEGINYKETVAPVARLESVHIFLGYNVDDDFGGVEVWSTNSEDEEVRKPTHGRALLVKEENVAESV, encoded by the exons aTGTCGTTTGATGATAACTACGTGAAGAAACTCACGTCCAGCAAAGAACCAATGgatgaaatctttcctcaaactggccaagtcacgaTTCCTATCTCCAACTTATTTGAAGAATATGTgaagctctttgatgaaccagagtcTGCTATTCTCTCTGAAACAAAAGCAGCTGACAACGAAGTAGACAATCTGAAGAAGATTATTGACGAAGCTGCTAAAGTCATGGAAAGCAAACCTTCAAGTTCAGGTGGACCTCAAGTATCTGCCATCTCTCAAAGACGAGTGAATTTTCCCATTCTACTTTCCAGGGGGAGAATTTATCAACCACCATACCCAATGAAACgtccaatcgagggggagaattttGTGCCTAAAGCAGAAACTggttcatcattcgagggggagaat gcaatacaagacgaactcaatgaatTTGAGCGAAACAAAGTATGGAGACTGATTcctacaccaaaggatgcatctgtGGTTGGATTAaagtgggtattcagaaacaagatggacaaagaagggaacgtAATCCGAAACAAAGCTAGAGTGGTAGTCAAAGGTTATTGCAAGGAAGAAGGAATTAACTACAAAGAGACCGTCGCACCTGTTGCTAGATTAGAATCTGTTCACATCTTCTTG GGATATAATGTTGATGATGATTTCGGTGGTGTTGAAGTTTGGTCTACAAattctgaagatgaagaagtgaggaagcccacCCATGGCAGGGCTTTGTTAGTGAAAGAAGAGAACGTTGCAGAAAGTGTCTGA